One Silene latifolia isolate original U9 population chromosome 4, ASM4854445v1, whole genome shotgun sequence DNA segment encodes these proteins:
- the LOC141651851 gene encoding uncharacterized protein LOC141651851 has translation MVVNPRENVSAVSLRNGRQLVEIEKPKAKPKVVTIHEKEEEIVIEEDEKASNVKEKEQIPSSIPKEEPEVPFPDALKRTHHFEHDKDIYEVFQKCEVNIPLLNLLKSVPKYAKFLKELCTIKRNNKLKGMKKVKGKGSKGEIISEYVSALFQKKLPPKCGNPGMFAIPCTIGDLRFEKAMLDLGASINVIPFAIYETLKLGPLKDTSVVVQLADRSSVYPKGIVENVMVGVGKLAFLLTFMFGYEK, from the coding sequence ATGGTGGTGAATCCTAGGGAGAATGTGAGTGCCGTATCATTAAGGAATGGTAGGCAATTGGTCGAGATTGAAAAGCCAAAAGCTAAGCCTAAGGTGGTGACCATTCATGAAAAAGAGGAAGAGATAGTGATCGAGGAAGATGAAAAAGCTTCTaatgtcaaggagaaggagcagATTCCCTCTTCTATACCGAAGGAGGAACCGGAGGTACCTTTTCCCGATGCATTGAAGAGAACCCATCACTTTGAGCATGACAAAGACATTTATGAGGTATTTCAAAAGTGCGAGGTAAATATCCCTCTTCTTAATCTTTTAAAGAGTGTTCCTAAATATGCTAAGTTTTTAAAAGAATTATGCACTATTAAGAGGAATAACAAATTGAAAGGGATGAAGAAAGTAAAGGGTAAGGGTTCCAAGGGGGAGATTATTAGTGAATATGTGTCTGCTCTATTTCAAAAGAAATTACCCCCTAAATGTGGTAACCCTGGTATGTTTGCTATCCCTTGTACCATAGGAGACCTTAGGTTTGAGAAGGCCATGTTAGATTTAGGGGCGTCTATTAATGTCATCCCTTTTGCTATTTATGAGACTCTGAAACTTGGACCTTTAAAAGACACTAGTGTTGTAGTTCAGTTGGCTGATAGGTCTAGTGTCTATCCTAAGGGGATTGTGGAGAATGTCATGGTAGGGGTTGGAAAGTTGGCCTTCCTACTGACTTTTATgttcggatatgaaaaatga